The following proteins are encoded in a genomic region of Natronorubrum halophilum:
- a CDS encoding DUF7282 domain-containing protein — MNRGRGAVAGTLVVAFLMVTSVLALPMLGGGIAQNDDSGAEADTSAEGDPAAGGESPPETDADESGAGGGEMDAGGTGVAESVELASLEPTAEANARASLSTQQEDAVEAGVDEGIELVQSQGVEVTQEQRAAAIEGASESVAQHQEAEVEQVQEATKGAVHGSLIQEQRVEVEQIQYAVDGATDGALSQHQTVTASQMQSATWGATHGAVAQEQRATVEQIQVATRGGAAGAASEAGDENVTDAPTIQEAAQGASYGVLEQYQQITVEQRQQVTLEHVQYAAAGASAGALEGTTEAALEQDQRVEVEQRQRVDIKQVQKAATGAAKGALVQRQEVSVEQTQSAAHGASRGSLKQVQSVSVEQVQRISITQIQEASFGAATGSITQSQAATVEQIQAAADGAAGGVLVQQQGISITQIQHAAIGASEGAIQSAIQYQNVEVTQIQAAAYGAGGGAVIQKQIVDVTQVQTLATGGASGALVQYQEATVEQIQIAARGACEETARAVQYQRISVSQLQILTEEAATDATEYAIQEGIDDPAEINQYLEVEISQRIETVDEPEGTAAITFADQESDGESVVVDSVDLSDGGFVALYGGDSVADPTTVIGSSDYLESGEHDDVEIELENPLEEGQPLLAVVHRDTTGDETFQYAESDGAEDDPYVTPAGSPVLDTAFVTVGDSAEPDDANATLSVTDQAGDGETLAVDEAGAPVEYTVTASSDGTEAESETFEANQTVTDLELDLEPPLEENATVDVAVVDEDGAELANESIEYALEDGDGPPADDANATLNVTDQTGDGETVTVEEANADVAYVLTATDEDGERLAESGPFEANETVAFESLDLEPPLEENATLEVAVEAADDGANETGTGAGAVLESETIEYTVDGDPETFEATFVDCSRAEVTGSFEEGDTIIVATGFYQSGGFGNTMGEYAITVGEDVEAPLEGTVTYEIGDEFAVDETAEGATVTVPGGDFGAAITGFASPDATPGSIDHPNPDAGDCLESVRPELPELSVEETTPTEDAIEVTFGYINPNDAELLVDSEFVEGTTAAEPVDELEPGTNSFTVEWTPEDDDERLVWAVDMSFYDYDEDAVAPAQTDAAGEIAPTDPAEFAVSIADTNDPVEQGEPLEVDAAIENVGDGEGTQNVSLSVAGDTVDEQSVSLEPEATEDVTLTAETEDLEPGDYPVEVSSENETAETTVTIEETGEPEFAVTDFDAPETAEPGDEVTVSATIENVGESEGTQTVSYSVDGQDIDEETLDLESDESETVTFSSTMPADDSTHTIATDDDQASATIEAADEPDPAEEEPADDELPTEEPTDEPPAEDPGDEPGTEAEPGNESPPDDPVTEDPTDEPFGEPEGDGAGDPAEPTETESPVEPAGSGGDSDPGTEAPAG; from the coding sequence ATGAATCGCGGGCGAGGTGCAGTCGCTGGGACGCTCGTCGTCGCGTTTCTGATGGTCACGAGCGTACTGGCACTGCCGATGCTCGGCGGCGGTATCGCCCAGAACGACGATAGCGGAGCGGAAGCCGATACTTCGGCCGAGGGGGACCCAGCCGCTGGCGGTGAGTCGCCACCGGAGACCGATGCTGATGAGAGCGGTGCGGGCGGCGGCGAGATGGATGCCGGTGGGACGGGCGTCGCGGAGAGCGTCGAGTTAGCGTCTCTGGAGCCGACAGCCGAGGCGAATGCGCGGGCGTCGCTCTCGACCCAGCAGGAAGACGCCGTCGAGGCCGGCGTCGACGAGGGAATCGAACTGGTTCAGTCCCAGGGCGTCGAGGTCACGCAAGAGCAGCGAGCGGCGGCGATCGAGGGGGCGAGCGAGTCGGTCGCCCAACACCAGGAAGCCGAGGTCGAGCAGGTCCAGGAGGCGACGAAAGGGGCGGTCCACGGCTCGCTGATACAGGAACAGCGAGTCGAGGTCGAACAGATCCAGTACGCGGTCGACGGGGCGACCGACGGGGCGCTCTCTCAACACCAGACGGTCACCGCGAGCCAGATGCAAAGCGCGACCTGGGGCGCGACCCACGGCGCGGTCGCACAGGAACAACGCGCGACCGTCGAGCAGATTCAGGTCGCGACCCGCGGTGGCGCTGCCGGGGCCGCCAGCGAGGCCGGCGACGAGAACGTTACCGACGCGCCGACGATTCAGGAGGCCGCACAGGGCGCGTCCTACGGCGTCCTCGAGCAGTACCAGCAGATCACGGTCGAACAGCGCCAGCAGGTAACGCTCGAACACGTCCAGTACGCCGCGGCAGGGGCGTCGGCCGGCGCACTCGAGGGGACCACCGAAGCCGCGCTCGAGCAGGATCAGCGTGTCGAGGTCGAACAGCGCCAGCGGGTGGACATCAAGCAGGTACAGAAGGCCGCGACGGGTGCCGCGAAGGGGGCGCTCGTCCAGCGACAGGAGGTGAGCGTCGAGCAGACCCAATCCGCAGCGCACGGCGCGAGCAGGGGGTCGTTGAAACAGGTTCAGTCCGTGAGCGTCGAACAGGTCCAGCGCATCTCGATCACGCAGATTCAGGAGGCCTCTTTCGGTGCGGCCACGGGTTCGATCACGCAGAGTCAGGCGGCCACGGTCGAGCAGATTCAGGCCGCAGCCGACGGGGCTGCGGGTGGCGTCCTCGTCCAGCAACAGGGGATCTCGATCACGCAGATCCAACACGCCGCCATCGGCGCGTCGGAGGGTGCGATCCAGTCGGCGATCCAGTACCAGAACGTCGAGGTGACGCAGATTCAGGCCGCGGCGTACGGCGCCGGCGGAGGGGCGGTGATCCAGAAGCAGATCGTCGACGTCACGCAGGTCCAGACGCTCGCGACCGGCGGAGCGAGCGGCGCGCTGGTCCAGTACCAGGAGGCGACCGTCGAGCAGATTCAGATCGCGGCCCGCGGGGCCTGCGAGGAGACGGCGAGGGCCGTACAGTATCAGCGGATCAGCGTCTCGCAGTTGCAGATCCTGACCGAGGAGGCCGCGACCGACGCCACCGAGTACGCGATTCAGGAAGGGATCGACGATCCCGCCGAGATCAACCAGTACCTCGAGGTCGAGATCAGTCAGCGGATCGAGACCGTCGACGAACCCGAGGGCACTGCGGCGATCACGTTCGCCGATCAGGAGAGCGACGGCGAGAGCGTCGTCGTCGACAGCGTCGATCTCTCCGACGGCGGCTTCGTGGCGCTCTACGGCGGGGATTCCGTCGCCGATCCGACCACCGTGATCGGCTCGTCCGACTACCTCGAGAGCGGCGAACACGACGACGTCGAGATCGAACTCGAGAACCCGCTCGAGGAAGGGCAGCCGCTCCTCGCGGTGGTCCACCGGGATACGACCGGCGACGAGACGTTCCAGTACGCGGAGTCCGACGGTGCTGAGGACGATCCGTACGTTACCCCCGCCGGGTCCCCGGTCCTCGATACGGCGTTCGTGACCGTCGGCGACTCCGCCGAGCCGGACGATGCCAATGCGACCCTCTCGGTGACCGACCAGGCGGGTGACGGCGAGACGCTCGCGGTGGACGAGGCGGGCGCTCCCGTCGAGTACACCGTCACCGCTTCGTCCGACGGCACCGAGGCCGAAAGTGAGACGTTCGAGGCGAACCAGACGGTTACGGATCTCGAACTCGACCTCGAGCCGCCGCTCGAGGAGAACGCGACCGTCGACGTTGCCGTCGTCGACGAGGACGGTGCGGAGCTCGCGAACGAGTCAATCGAGTACGCACTCGAGGACGGAGACGGGCCGCCCGCGGACGATGCCAACGCGACGCTCAACGTGACCGATCAGACGGGCGACGGCGAGACGGTGACCGTCGAGGAAGCGAACGCCGACGTCGCGTACGTCCTCACCGCGACCGACGAGGACGGCGAGCGACTCGCTGAGAGCGGGCCGTTCGAGGCGAACGAGACCGTCGCTTTCGAGTCGCTCGACCTCGAGCCGCCGCTCGAGGAGAACGCAACGCTCGAGGTGGCCGTCGAGGCGGCCGACGACGGTGCCAACGAAACCGGGACCGGCGCTGGCGCCGTCCTCGAGAGCGAGACCATCGAGTACACGGTCGACGGCGATCCCGAAACGTTCGAGGCGACCTTCGTCGACTGCTCGCGGGCCGAGGTAACCGGCTCGTTCGAGGAGGGCGATACCATCATCGTAGCCACCGGGTTCTACCAATCGGGCGGCTTTGGCAACACGATGGGCGAGTACGCGATCACGGTTGGCGAGGACGTCGAGGCGCCGCTCGAGGGGACGGTTACGTACGAAATCGGCGACGAGTTCGCCGTCGACGAAACGGCCGAGGGCGCGACCGTGACGGTTCCCGGGGGCGACTTCGGAGCTGCGATCACCGGCTTCGCCTCGCCCGACGCGACGCCGGGCTCGATCGACCATCCGAACCCCGATGCGGGCGACTGTCTCGAGTCGGTTCGACCCGAACTGCCCGAACTCTCCGTCGAGGAGACGACCCCGACCGAGGACGCCATCGAGGTCACCTTCGGCTACATCAACCCGAACGATGCCGAACTGCTGGTCGACAGCGAGTTCGTCGAGGGGACGACCGCCGCCGAACCGGTCGACGAACTCGAGCCCGGAACGAACTCGTTCACCGTCGAGTGGACGCCCGAGGACGACGACGAACGGCTCGTCTGGGCGGTCGACATGAGCTTCTACGACTACGATGAGGATGCGGTAGCGCCCGCCCAAACCGACGCCGCCGGCGAGATCGCCCCGACCGATCCCGCCGAGTTCGCAGTCTCGATCGCGGACACCAACGATCCGGTCGAGCAGGGTGAGCCGCTCGAGGTGGACGCCGCAATCGAGAACGTCGGCGACGGGGAAGGCACGCAGAACGTTTCGCTGTCGGTTGCCGGTGACACCGTCGACGAACAGTCGGTCTCGCTCGAACCCGAGGCCACCGAGGACGTCACGCTGACCGCGGAAACCGAAGATCTCGAGCCCGGCGACTACCCGGTCGAGGTCTCGAGCGAGAACGAGACCGCCGAGACGACGGTGACGATCGAGGAGACCGGCGAGCCCGAGTTCGCCGTCACCGACTTCGACGCGCCCGAGACGGCCGAGCCCGGCGACGAAGTGACGGTCAGCGCGACGATCGAGAACGTGGGCGAGTCCGAGGGAACCCAGACGGTCAGTTACAGCGTCGACGGCCAGGACATCGACGAGGAGACCCTCGACCTCGAGAGCGACGAATCCGAGACGGTGACGTTCTCCTCGACGATGCCGGCGGACGACTCGACGCATACGATCGCGACCGACGACGATCAGGCGTCGGCGACGATCGAAGCGGCCGACGAGCCGGACCCCGCCGAAGAAGAACCGGCGGACGACGAGTTGCCGACGGAGGAGCCGACCGATGAACCGCCGGCGGAGGACCCCGGTGACGAGCCCGGTACTGAAGCGGAACCGGGCAACGAGTCACCGCCTGATGACCCCGTCACGGAGGATCCGACCGACGAGCCGTTCGGAGAACCCGAGGGCGACGGCGCTGGCGACCCTGCGGAGCCGACCGAGACGGAATCTCCCGTCGAGCCCGCCGGATCGGGTGGAGATTCGGATCCGGGAACGGAAGCGCCCGCCGGATAA
- a CDS encoding energy-coupling factor ABC transporter ATP-binding protein — MIEFCAVSYAFDDVPVLEDVSLAIDDGEFVVLAGANGSGKTTLLRHCNGLLSPDSGDVLVNGTPVEADLIAARSSVGMVFQHPRDQFVAATVGADVAFGPENLGLEREEIDRRVGAALEAVNLAGRETERIDALSGGEQSRVAIAGALAMEPTHLVLDEPFTGLDEPARRSVLSRLESLAAGGTGVLLATHDLRDVLGLADRVVAMGDGRVVVDEPPERALEQLAGLEVRVPE; from the coding sequence ATGATCGAATTTTGCGCCGTCTCGTACGCGTTCGACGACGTGCCCGTCCTCGAGGACGTCTCGCTCGCGATCGACGACGGCGAGTTCGTCGTCCTCGCCGGGGCTAACGGAAGCGGGAAGACGACGCTGTTGCGCCACTGCAACGGCCTGCTGTCGCCGGACTCCGGCGACGTGCTGGTCAACGGGACGCCCGTCGAGGCCGACCTCATCGCCGCCCGCTCGAGCGTCGGCATGGTCTTTCAACACCCGCGCGACCAGTTCGTCGCCGCGACGGTCGGTGCCGACGTGGCCTTCGGCCCCGAAAACCTCGGCCTCGAGCGCGAGGAGATCGATCGACGGGTCGGGGCCGCCCTCGAGGCGGTGAACTTGGCGGGTCGCGAGACCGAACGGATCGACGCCCTTTCGGGCGGCGAACAGTCCCGCGTGGCCATCGCGGGCGCGCTCGCGATGGAACCGACACACCTCGTCCTCGACGAACCGTTCACCGGGCTCGACGAGCCCGCCCGGCGATCCGTGCTCTCGCGCCTCGAGTCCCTCGCCGCCGGGGGGACCGGCGTCCTGCTCGCGACGCACGACCTTCGAGACGTGCTCGGACTCGCCGATCGCGTCGTCGCCATGGGAGACGGCCGCGTCGTCGTCGACGAGCCCCCGGAGCGCGCGCTCGAGCAACTCGCCGGACTCGAGGTACGGGTTCCCGAATGA
- a CDS encoding biotin transporter BioY, translating into METERDAVELVEGDVVRQFARAAVLAALLGAIGPVSVPIPLSPAPVTLQVLFVFLAGLVLGPVWGTVSMVLYLTAGAIGLPVFSGWEAGIGSLFGNTGGYLWSYPFAAALIGFVVHRGTDLRDPADVPFPIVVGALLMATILIYGMGTGYAAWLLDLEPWEAIAGYALPFVPGEVLKMAAAIAIVQSGRLEPIRS; encoded by the coding sequence ATGGAAACGGAACGGGACGCGGTCGAACTCGTCGAGGGGGATGTCGTCCGGCAATTCGCTCGCGCAGCGGTGCTCGCGGCGCTGCTCGGGGCGATCGGGCCGGTGTCGGTACCGATACCGCTATCGCCGGCACCGGTCACGCTGCAGGTGCTGTTCGTCTTCCTCGCCGGCCTCGTTCTGGGGCCGGTCTGGGGGACCGTCTCGATGGTCCTCTATCTCACCGCCGGCGCTATCGGGCTCCCCGTCTTTTCGGGCTGGGAAGCCGGAATCGGTTCCCTGTTCGGAAACACTGGGGGCTATCTCTGGTCGTACCCGTTCGCCGCCGCGCTGATCGGATTCGTCGTCCATCGCGGAACCGACCTCCGAGACCCCGCCGATGTCCCGTTTCCGATCGTCGTCGGGGCCCTGCTGATGGCGACGATACTCATCTACGGCATGGGAACGGGGTACGCGGCCTGGCTCCTTGATCTCGAGCCGTGGGAGGCGATCGCTGGCTACGCGCTCCCCTTCGTCCCCGGCGAAGTGCTCAAGATGGCCGCCGCGATCGCCATCGTCCAGAGCGGTCGGCTCGAACCGATCAGATCCTGA
- a CDS encoding DUF7545 family protein produces MTDEVDTTTISISTDDETTDDVTVPSGLIDLVAEGDQTDAETIADVTMLSFASRAHHIVHHGEGADEELEAQEARIMDLFEERFGVTYGEATGHQH; encoded by the coding sequence ATGACCGACGAAGTCGACACGACGACAATCTCGATCAGTACCGACGATGAGACGACCGACGACGTGACCGTCCCGAGCGGTCTCATCGATCTCGTCGCGGAGGGCGACCAGACCGACGCCGAAACGATCGCCGACGTCACCATGCTTTCGTTCGCCAGCCGCGCCCACCACATCGTCCACCACGGCGAGGGCGCGGACGAGGAACTCGAGGCCCAGGAAGCCCGCATCATGGACCTGTTCGAAGAGCGCTTCGGCGTGACCTACGGCGAAGCGACCGGACACCAGCACTGA
- a CDS encoding DUF5799 family protein — translation MSDNPWTDRIVGARMAVDQEFTTRIADSRFSNQQWSLIMTATEFELDHPDDPDRARIVANTEKIGQIIPELDNIQTGMGAVGGQGGRQGGSSSGGLIDSIKGALGMGGGGSGSSHDEKRQAAERLTQEYADELQAHLESNGRWESVRQAAAAEE, via the coding sequence ATGAGCGACAACCCGTGGACGGACCGGATCGTCGGTGCACGAATGGCCGTCGATCAGGAGTTTACCACACGGATCGCCGACTCGCGGTTTTCCAACCAGCAGTGGAGTCTGATCATGACCGCCACGGAGTTCGAACTGGACCATCCCGACGATCCCGATCGCGCGCGAATCGTCGCGAACACCGAAAAGATCGGACAGATCATTCCCGAACTCGACAACATTCAGACCGGAATGGGTGCCGTGGGCGGGCAAGGCGGGAGACAGGGAGGCTCCTCGAGCGGGGGCCTCATCGACTCGATCAAAGGGGCGCTCGGGATGGGAGGCGGTGGGAGCGGCAGTTCCCACGACGAAAAACGACAGGCGGCCGAACGGCTCACGCAGGAGTACGCCGACGAACTGCAGGCCCACCTCGAGTCGAACGGGCGCTGGGAGTCGGTCCGACAGGCAGCGGCTGCCGAAGAATAA
- a CDS encoding energy-coupling factor transporter transmembrane component T family protein, whose amino-acid sequence MLTYDPDDTLAHRLDPRSKLALQIGFAATALAHTSLRALLVLSAVTAVVLLVARVPLLEALSAYRFALVFLALAPLLAGLTFGSPWFDLADAGTSARASYRVLLILLVSAAYIRSTPVRASRAAIQRTIPGKPGQLLGVGVALVFRFLPVLQADLRTIRDAMAARLGDERGAVDRASTLGLLGLSRAFDRADRLALALQARCFAWNPTLPPLSFSRLDYPVFGVAVAFVISAAL is encoded by the coding sequence ATGTTAACCTACGATCCCGACGACACGCTCGCCCACCGGCTCGACCCCCGCTCGAAGCTGGCGCTCCAGATCGGGTTCGCCGCGACCGCGCTGGCACACACTAGCCTGCGGGCGCTGCTCGTCCTCTCCGCGGTGACCGCGGTCGTCCTCCTCGTCGCTCGAGTGCCGCTGCTCGAGGCGCTCTCCGCTTATCGGTTCGCGCTGGTCTTTCTCGCGCTTGCGCCGCTGCTCGCGGGGCTCACGTTCGGCTCGCCGTGGTTCGATCTCGCGGACGCCGGCACCTCCGCGCGAGCGAGCTACCGGGTGTTGCTCATCCTCCTGGTCAGCGCCGCCTACATCCGATCGACGCCGGTTCGCGCGTCTCGAGCCGCGATCCAGCGGACGATTCCCGGCAAACCCGGCCAGCTACTCGGCGTCGGCGTCGCGCTCGTCTTTCGGTTCCTCCCCGTCCTCCAAGCCGACCTCCGGACCATCCGCGACGCGATGGCGGCCCGTCTCGGAGACGAGCGCGGGGCCGTCGACCGCGCCAGCACGCTGGGACTGCTCGGACTCTCGAGGGCGTTCGATCGGGCCGATCGACTCGCGCTCGCGCTGCAAGCGCGGTGTTTCGCCTGGAATCCCACCCTCCCCCCGCTATCGTTTTCGCGACTCGACTACCCCGTGTTCGGGGTGGCCGTCGCGTTCGTGATCTCGGCGGCGCTCTGA
- a CDS encoding DUF3006 domain-containing protein, with amino-acid sequence MTETYTAVLDRIVDGETAVLLLEADGTVIDEHVLAVEELPEEGRHGGAVFDVELENGALRGVTYRPSVTEERQRSAQDRFDRLSRRLSEE; translated from the coding sequence ATGACCGAAACCTACACCGCAGTTCTCGACCGAATCGTCGACGGAGAGACGGCCGTGCTCTTGCTCGAGGCGGACGGAACCGTGATCGACGAACACGTACTCGCCGTCGAGGAACTTCCCGAGGAGGGCCGCCACGGCGGTGCCGTTTTCGACGTCGAACTCGAAAACGGCGCGCTACGCGGCGTGACCTACCGACCATCGGTCACGGAGGAACGGCAGCGATCAGCGCAGGACCGGTTCGACCGACTGTCCAGACGACTCTCCGAGGAGTAG
- a CDS encoding ParB N-terminal domain-containing protein has translation MITLTGSHSERTPRQLGDIIVDRDRPGARAVVVKLPNAVAEEWRVPGGTVADTNPEYPADERVVVVVFRDDLEERYPRYTGGIALALEQLNRDGVDYYSFPAAQLRRVGQLEPHELALNDIDPCPYHARNFEAAANRNYIEAIRERGRPEPAPLVRDCGDRFEILNGHKRVWASYVAGLESIPCDVHYQRDLYAARTWARRHLSGYSDRERRVALRRIESNLDVQQASYIDERL, from the coding sequence GTGATTACACTGACAGGTTCGCATTCGGAACGGACGCCCCGCCAACTCGGGGACATCATCGTCGACAGGGACCGGCCTGGAGCGCGGGCGGTCGTCGTCAAACTGCCGAACGCCGTCGCCGAAGAGTGGCGCGTCCCCGGCGGTACCGTCGCGGATACGAATCCGGAGTACCCGGCCGACGAGCGGGTCGTGGTGGTGGTCTTCCGTGACGACCTCGAGGAGCGGTATCCGCGCTACACCGGCGGGATCGCGCTCGCGCTCGAGCAGCTGAATCGGGACGGCGTCGACTACTACTCTTTCCCGGCCGCTCAGTTACGTCGTGTCGGACAACTCGAGCCGCACGAGCTCGCGCTGAACGATATCGATCCATGTCCGTACCACGCGCGAAACTTCGAGGCGGCTGCCAACCGCAACTACATCGAGGCGATTCGCGAGCGCGGTCGCCCCGAACCCGCCCCGCTAGTCCGGGACTGTGGCGATCGGTTCGAGATTCTCAACGGCCACAAGCGAGTCTGGGCCAGCTACGTCGCCGGCCTCGAGTCGATCCCGTGTGACGTCCACTACCAGCGGGATCTGTACGCCGCGAGGACGTGGGCGCGCCGGCATTTGTCGGGGTATTCCGACCGCGAGCGTCGGGTTGCGCTTCGCCGGATCGAGTCGAACCTCGACGTCCAACAGGCGAGTTACATCGACGAGCGATTATAG
- a CDS encoding gamma carbonic anhydrase family protein, translated as MGSFKAILETGAGMLRSFDGTEPRIADSAYVDEAAVVIGNVVVEADASVWPNATLRGDHGRIVVGEGANVQDNAVLHEASELGPYSTVGHSAIVHDATVAERALVGMNAVVLDGSSVGEGAVVAAGSVVTEDTEIPPSTLVAGAPAEPKAEIENPQLEATADRYVALSTRHEETGERLE; from the coding sequence ATGGGTAGCTTCAAGGCGATCCTCGAGACAGGAGCAGGCATGCTACGTTCGTTCGATGGGACGGAACCGCGGATCGCCGACTCGGCGTACGTCGACGAGGCGGCGGTCGTGATCGGAAACGTCGTCGTCGAAGCCGACGCGAGCGTCTGGCCGAACGCCACGCTTCGAGGCGATCACGGCCGGATCGTCGTCGGCGAAGGCGCGAACGTCCAGGACAACGCGGTGCTTCACGAGGCGTCCGAACTCGGCCCGTACTCGACGGTCGGCCACAGCGCGATCGTTCACGACGCGACCGTCGCCGAACGCGCGCTGGTCGGCATGAACGCGGTCGTCCTCGATGGCTCCAGCGTCGGCGAGGGGGCGGTCGTCGCCGCCGGCAGCGTCGTCACCGAAGACACCGAGATCCCGCCCTCGACGCTCGTCGCCGGAGCGCCCGCCGAGCCGAAAGCCGAGATCGAGAATCCCCAACTCGAGGCGACGGCCGACCGATACGTGGCGCTGTCGACGCGACACGAGGAGACGGGAGAGCGCCTCGAGTAA
- a CDS encoding FAD-dependent oxidoreductase has product MTDTFVIVGGDAAGMSAASKAKRDDPDLEVIVFEKGEWVSYGACGLPYYVKGEIQSLEALVSVTPEEFREERDIDLRTGHEVVAVDPDDRTVTAEHESGDVVQSYDHLLLATGAEAVVPPIDGTDREGVYTLGSMSDGKELREYIARARDGESLQQADRGPACRYLENCTGPVGVVGGGYIGLEMAEALAANGFEVNLFQRGDQVLTGFSEATSEEVVAHLREQDVVVYLESEVLALEGGETGEDGNGTVEAVVTADERVDVEMVLLGTGVRPRTALAEDAGIELGPTGAVATDAYRETNAPDIYAAGDCAEATHTVTGDPVYVPLALTANRHGRAVGQTVTGTPTEGGTVAGTAAVKAFDVEAARTGIVDHDEAREAGFDPVSETITAKSRAGYYPEGGEVTITLTADRDSARVLGASLVSEYGEGAVHRSHAIVGALEEGTTVFELENYDLAYAPPFNSTWDPVLVAAKVLAGTLR; this is encoded by the coding sequence ATGACGGATACCTTCGTTATCGTCGGCGGCGACGCAGCGGGAATGTCCGCCGCAAGCAAGGCAAAGCGCGACGATCCCGATCTCGAGGTAATCGTCTTCGAGAAGGGCGAGTGGGTCTCCTACGGTGCCTGCGGTCTCCCCTACTACGTGAAAGGCGAGATCCAGTCCCTCGAGGCGCTCGTCTCGGTGACTCCGGAGGAGTTCCGGGAGGAACGCGATATCGACCTGCGGACGGGCCACGAGGTCGTCGCGGTCGATCCGGACGACCGGACGGTCACCGCCGAGCACGAGTCCGGGGACGTCGTCCAGTCGTACGATCACCTGCTGCTCGCGACCGGCGCGGAGGCGGTGGTGCCCCCGATCGACGGAACCGATCGGGAGGGCGTTTACACGCTCGGGTCGATGAGCGACGGGAAGGAACTCCGGGAGTACATCGCTCGAGCGCGCGACGGCGAGTCGCTTCAGCAGGCAGACCGCGGACCGGCCTGTCGATACCTCGAGAACTGCACCGGTCCCGTCGGAGTCGTCGGCGGGGGATACATCGGGCTCGAGATGGCCGAGGCGCTGGCCGCGAACGGATTCGAAGTCAACCTGTTCCAGCGCGGCGACCAGGTGTTGACGGGGTTCAGCGAGGCGACGAGCGAGGAAGTCGTCGCCCACCTTCGGGAACAAGACGTCGTCGTGTACCTCGAGAGCGAGGTGCTGGCGCTCGAGGGTGGGGAGACCGGTGAGGACGGAAACGGAACCGTCGAGGCCGTCGTCACCGCCGACGAGCGAGTCGACGTCGAGATGGTGTTGCTCGGCACCGGCGTTCGACCCCGAACGGCGCTCGCCGAAGACGCCGGGATCGAACTCGGTCCGACGGGCGCGGTCGCGACCGACGCCTATCGCGAAACGAACGCTCCCGACATCTATGCGGCGGGCGATTGCGCCGAGGCCACCCACACCGTCACGGGCGATCCGGTCTACGTCCCTCTGGCGCTGACCGCCAACCGACACGGCCGCGCCGTCGGACAGACCGTCACCGGGACGCCGACCGAAGGCGGCACCGTCGCCGGCACGGCGGCCGTCAAGGCGTTCGACGTCGAGGCGGCGCGAACCGGAATCGTCGACCACGACGAGGCACGCGAGGCCGGGTTCGATCCGGTCAGCGAGACGATCACGGCGAAATCGCGCGCGGGCTACTACCCCGAGGGCGGCGAGGTCACGATCACGTTGACCGCCGACCGCGACTCCGCGCGCGTCCTCGGCGCGAGCCTCGTCAGCGAGTACGGCGAGGGGGCGGTCCATCGGAGCCACGCGATCGTCGGGGCGCTCGAGGAGGGAACCACCGTCTTCGAGCTGGAAAACTACGACCTCGCGTACGCGCCGCCGTTCAACAGCACGTGGGACCCGGTGCTCGTCGCCGCGAAGGTGCTCGCCGGGACGTTGCGGTAA